A window of Terriglobia bacterium genomic DNA:
ACAGCCAACCTGTAACCTTACCACACGGCCCAAACCAGCGGCAATTAAGGTGACGACGCGGCAACGCGAGAATTCGAGGATGTTTTCGAGGAAAATTATGAATGCTGAATTATGAAAGATGAGTTCTGTGCGGGAGTTTCCAAGGTTCGTGACAGTGAATTCGGGACGCAAAGCCCAGAACCACAGGGGCATTCATAACTCGTAATTTGTAATTGCGCCTTTTCAATCACCAATCGCAAATCACAATTCGCAAATGGCGCGATAAACGCGCCGCTACAGCGTTTCCTTCCACTCACTAACCACTAACCACTAGCCACTGCCTTATTCATACCTCAACGCTACCATCGGATCAACTTTCGCGGCACGGCAGGCGGGGATGTAGCAGGCCGCGAGCGCGACGGCAATCAGGATGAGCGAAACGGCGATAAACGTAAGCGGGTCAGTGGGCTTCACGCCAAAAAGCAGGCTGGCCAGGAACCGTGTGAGCGCCAGAGCGCCTGCGATGCCGATCGCCACGCCAATCAGCGCCAGTTTTAGCCCTTGCCCAACTACGCCACTCAAAACTTCTTGAGGCCGCGCTCCGAGCGCCAGACGGATACCGAACTCGCGGGTGCGCTCGGCGACCGAGTAGGACATCAAGCCGTAGACGCCCACCGCCGCCAGGACCAATGCGAGCGCGGCAAACAATCCGACCAGGAACGCACTGAATCGGTGGGGCGCCAGCCAGTCCGACAGCCGGGTTTCCATCGTCGCAACATCGTAGACCGGCTGATCCTTATCAATGAGCTGCACCTGCCTGCGAACCGCAGCGGCGAGACTTAAGGGCCGTGAGAGTGTGGTGCGGATGGCAAGAACCATCTCCGAGTCCGGGCTTTGCAAGAATGGAGCAAAAAGTTGGGGAGCGGCGTTCTGGTCAAGGGACTCCTGTTTCACGTCGTGAATGACGCCGACAATCGTCCGCCATTGCCCGCGTATCTTGATGGTTCTCCCCAGCCGGTTCTGGTTCGGGAAGTAGCGTCGAGCCAAGGTCTGATTGACGATTGCGACCTCCGGCGCGCCCTCACGATCTGACTCGCTGAACTCGCGGCCCGCGACGAGCGTAATACCGAGAGTCCTAAAATAGCCCGGGCTCACTACCGTGTAAGGAGTATCGGGAGCCATTCCGGGCGGTGGCTCGGGGTGCCCGCCCAGTACGAGGCCGGCCAGGCCGCCATAGCCCATCATCGGGAGACCACCCCCGGCAGCAACGGAGGCGACTCCTGGTAGGGCCTTGACCCGATCCAGAACCTGGCTGAAGAAGGCCGCCTGCGCCGCGGGCTTCGAATACCTGTTCTCTGGCAAAGGAATCCTCAGCGTCAGGAGCTGGCCGGGACTAAAGCCAAGATCGACATCCGTAAGGAGCATCAAACTTCGCATCAGCAATCCCGAGCCAGTCATAAGCGCCAAGGCCAAAGCCATTTCCACCATCACTAGCACAGCGCGCAATCGTCTCCCATGACCTGCGTGCGCCGCGGGTGCGCTCTCCTTTAGCGCCTCACTCAAATCAATCTCTGACGCAGCGACAACAGGTGCGAGACCAAACAGGACGCCTGTGAGCAGAGCTATCAGCAAAGCAAAGACGAGAGCCGGGCCCTGGATTCCGGCGCTTTCGAGCCCACGGATATCATGTGGCCCGAGGGCACGCAGAGAGTGAACACCCGCGAAGGCTAACAGCACTCCGGCGGCACCACCCAGACTGGCCAGCAGGACACTCTCGGTCATCAACTGCCTGGCAACTCGTTTCCGCCCGGCTCCCAGTGCGGCACGAACGGCCACTTCCCGCTGTCGCGACGCGGCACGAGCCAATTGAAGATTGGCCACATTGACGCACGCGATCAGGAGAACGAAAACGACCGCCCCGAACAGCGTCCAGAGAGCCGTCTGCATGCGTCCTAGCAACTTATCGTATAAAGGTGTCACTGACAGTTTCATGCCTTCGCGCATACGCGCGTAAATTGGTGGCACGTTCGAAGCGCTCTCACGCAGGATTCGATTCAGGTCGGAAGCGGCCTGTGCCACCGTGACGTGTGGGCGGAGCCGTCCCAGAACGTGGATCATTCTCAGGTCGTCCTTTGCGGCATACCAGCTTGATGAATTGAGCAGATCAATCGGCATCAGGACGTCAGCCTTGCGTTGGTCGGGAAACCGGAAGCTCGGCGGCATGACTCCAATCACGGTCCATTTCGCATCCCCGAGCGTGATGGACCTCCCAATGATGCGGGTATCCGATCCGAAGTGCCGCTGCCAAAGCCCGTTGCTCAATACCACGACGCGCGGACCACCGGAACGGTCTTCGTCGGGCAAAAAGGCGCGACCCAAGAATGGCTGCACACCGACAAGTGGAAAGAAGGTCGCTGTAACCCGCACACCTTCGATGTGTTCCGGTTCATCGATTCCCGTCAGGTTGAGAGTGACGCCTCCGCCGTATCCGGCCAGCCCCTCAAAAGCACGATTGCGATCACGAAAGTCCACGTACTCGGGGCTGGGGATGAACGACAGGCCGGAAACGCCGAGGTGCGGCCACTGCTCGGTGATCGAAACCAGTCTGCCTGGTTCGCTGTAGGGGAGTGGCCGAATCAA
This region includes:
- a CDS encoding ABC transporter permease — encoded protein: MRLWSWLRTVTGFVFRRSRIEREMDEELRSHLELRAEDLEQQGLSEREAERQARVEFGGYQRYKEECREALGTRLLQELCQDIRYGLRQLRRNPGFTIVAVLTLALGIGANTAIFSVVYAALIRPLPYSEPGRLVSITEQWPHLGVSGLSFIPSPEYVDFRDRNRAFEGLAGYGGGVTLNLTGIDEPEHIEGVRVTATFFPLVGVQPFLGRAFLPDEDRSGGPRVVVLSNGLWQRHFGSDTRIIGRSITLGDAKWTVIGVMPPSFRFPDQRKADVLMPIDLLNSSSWYAAKDDLRMIHVLGRLRPHVTVAQAASDLNRILRESASNVPPIYARMREGMKLSVTPLYDKLLGRMQTALWTLFGAVVFVLLIACVNVANLQLARAASRQREVAVRAALGAGRKRVARQLMTESVLLASLGGAAGVLLAFAGVHSLRALGPHDIRGLESAGIQGPALVFALLIALLTGVLFGLAPVVAASEIDLSEALKESAPAAHAGHGRRLRAVLVMVEMALALALMTGSGLLMRSLMLLTDVDLGFSPGQLLTLRIPLPENRYSKPAAQAAFFSQVLDRVKALPGVASVAAGGGLPMMGYGGLAGLVLGGHPEPPPGMAPDTPYTVVSPGYFRTLGITLVAGREFSESDREGAPEVAIVNQTLARRYFPNQNRLGRTIKIRGQWRTIVGVIHDVKQESLDQNAAPQLFAPFLQSPDSEMVLAIRTTLSRPLSLAAAVRRQVQLIDKDQPVYDVATMETRLSDWLAPHRFSAFLVGLFAALALVLAAVGVYGLMSYSVAERTREFGIRLALGARPQEVLSGVVGQGLKLALIGVAIGIAGALALTRFLASLLFGVKPTDPLTFIAVSLILIAVALAACYIPACRAAKVDPMVALRYE